A window of Chitinophaga sp. MM2321 contains these coding sequences:
- a CDS encoding DPP IV N-terminal domain-containing protein yields MKRILLLLTGFVISGLQLSYAQQRMYTMAEATNGLRQALMPERLKQFEWVPGENAFTRTIINKGAVTWIKYTVAGTKTNADTLLTLADLNQQLFSSQPLRGLPAIHWINANSAWFNVANTIYSGQLLNGAMQFTTWCSLPADADNITVNPQCRHIAYTVKNNLFLRTADGSVKEVTNDADGNIVNGRTVHREEFGIDKGIFFSPKGDLLAFYRMDQRMVNDYPVIDWSVTPAHAYIIKYPMAGGKSHEVTLGVYQPSTGKTIFLKTTGEADHYLTCVTWSQDQQSVYIGLLNRGQDHLWLNEYSATTGELIKTLFEETDSKYVHPSHPLTFVPGKPDQFIWWSDRDGYTHLYLYNTKGQLQKQLTKGAWVVNELAGFHAPTHEVVITAAKEGPMEKHAYAVNLKTTGIRRLDQAAGWHDVQLNSNGGYLLDTYSSKETPAVARISDVRGKWQETLLSSADPLKEFKRPEIKQVTLKADDGTPLYGKLILPVDFDSTKKYPVIVYLYNGPNVQLIRNTFPYSGNLWYEYMAQRGYVIFTMDGRGSANRGMAFEQATFRELGTVEMNDQLQGVAYLHSLPFINRQKMGVHGWSYGGFMTTSLMLRHPGVFQAAVAGGPVIDWSMYEIMYTERYMDTPQENPEGYAAANLLTQTKNLQGHLLLIHGTNDDVVVWQHSINFLKACVDNEKQVDYFVYPGHLHNVLGKDRVHLMQKITDYFDNYLRPGL; encoded by the coding sequence ATGAAGAGGATTCTTTTGTTATTGACGGGGTTTGTTATCAGCGGGTTACAATTATCGTATGCCCAGCAACGGATGTATACGATGGCAGAAGCCACCAACGGCCTTCGCCAGGCGCTGATGCCGGAACGGTTAAAACAGTTTGAATGGGTACCCGGTGAAAATGCCTTTACCCGGACCATTATAAACAAAGGCGCCGTGACCTGGATAAAATACACTGTAGCAGGCACCAAAACCAACGCAGATACCCTGCTGACTTTAGCAGATCTGAATCAACAATTATTTTCTTCCCAACCATTGCGCGGATTACCCGCCATCCACTGGATTAACGCCAACAGCGCCTGGTTCAACGTTGCCAATACCATTTATAGCGGACAATTACTGAACGGTGCCATGCAGTTCACCACCTGGTGCAGCTTACCCGCAGATGCGGATAACATTACTGTGAACCCGCAATGCCGCCACATCGCCTACACCGTAAAAAATAATCTCTTTCTGCGCACCGCAGATGGCAGTGTGAAAGAAGTGACCAATGATGCAGACGGAAATATCGTTAACGGCAGAACCGTTCACCGGGAGGAATTTGGTATCGATAAAGGCATTTTCTTTTCGCCCAAAGGCGACCTGCTGGCCTTTTACCGCATGGATCAACGGATGGTGAATGATTACCCGGTGATAGACTGGTCCGTAACACCTGCTCACGCCTACATCATCAAATACCCCATGGCAGGAGGAAAGTCGCACGAAGTAACACTGGGCGTCTATCAGCCATCTACCGGAAAAACGATCTTTCTTAAAACTACCGGTGAAGCAGATCATTATCTTACCTGCGTAACCTGGTCACAGGATCAGCAATCAGTATACATCGGTTTACTCAACCGCGGACAGGATCACCTGTGGCTGAATGAATACAGCGCCACTACCGGCGAACTGATAAAAACACTTTTTGAAGAAACAGACAGCAAGTATGTTCATCCATCTCACCCACTCACCTTTGTGCCAGGAAAACCCGATCAGTTTATATGGTGGAGTGACCGTGACGGCTATACGCACTTATATCTTTACAATACAAAAGGACAGTTGCAAAAGCAATTGACAAAAGGCGCCTGGGTAGTGAATGAGCTGGCGGGTTTTCATGCGCCCACCCATGAAGTAGTGATCACGGCAGCGAAAGAAGGTCCAATGGAAAAACATGCGTATGCTGTAAACCTGAAAACCACCGGCATCCGCCGCCTGGATCAGGCCGCAGGCTGGCATGACGTACAGTTGAACAGCAACGGCGGCTATCTGCTCGATACCTATAGCTCCAAAGAAACGCCTGCGGTAGCCCGTATCAGCGACGTGCGTGGTAAATGGCAGGAAACATTGTTGTCATCTGCTGATCCGCTGAAGGAATTCAAGCGCCCGGAAATAAAACAGGTAACACTGAAGGCTGATGATGGCACGCCTTTGTACGGCAAGCTGATCTTACCTGTTGATTTTGATTCCACAAAAAAATATCCTGTTATTGTTTATCTGTATAACGGTCCCAATGTACAGTTGATCCGTAACACCTTTCCTTACAGTGGTAACCTGTGGTACGAATACATGGCGCAGCGTGGCTATGTGATTTTCACCATGGATGGACGCGGTAGTGCTAACCGTGGAATGGCATTTGAGCAGGCTACTTTCCGTGAGCTGGGCACGGTAGAAATGAATGATCAGCTACAGGGTGTGGCATACCTGCATTCACTGCCTTTTATAAACCGGCAGAAAATGGGGGTGCATGGCTGGAGCTATGGCGGATTTATGACGACCTCCCTTATGTTGCGCCACCCCGGCGTATTCCAGGCTGCTGTAGCAGGCGGGCCGGTAATAGACTGGAGTATGTATGAAATAATGTATACAGAACGATATATGGATACACCACAGGAAAATCCGGAAGGCTATGCAGCTGCCAACCTGCTTACGCAAACGAAAAACCTGCAAGGTCACCTGTTGCTGATCCACGGCACCAATGATGATGTAGTGGTATGGCAGCATTCCATCAATTTTCTGAAAGCCTGTGTAGACAATGAAAAACAGGTGGATTATTTTGTATATCCCGGCCATCTGCACAATGTATTAGGTAAAGACCGGGTACATCTGATGCAGAAGATCACAGATTATTTTGATAACTACCTGAGACCAGGATTATAA
- a CDS encoding SGNH/GDSL hydrolase family protein, whose translation MKKTWLSLLTVLFIGTALSAQTKIIYHDAHEFPIIGKYHGEDNYNRFPAKFKATLRPEVWSLGRNSAGMAVRFRSNASTIAAKWRVLNNAVMGHMAPTGIKGLDLYAFVNNKWQFVNSGIPKGEYSFQSTLLKDGDTTWREYLLYLPLYDGVDSLAIGVNENAIIEKPQQQLLLDKKPIVYYGSSIAQGACATRPGLAYTNILSRQLQRTIINMGFSGQGKFETNVGEAICETDPALLVIDCNPNTAVEEIHERAVKLVQQLRQCKPQTPILLVENYMYENAYFEKGKQELAISKRTELKKAYNDLRAAGVKNLHYMKGEGFLGDDHEGTVDGVHPTDIGMERFAAHILPVLKKLLRPGPGL comes from the coding sequence ATGAAAAAAACTTGGCTATCCTTACTCACAGTGCTTTTTATCGGTACTGCATTATCCGCGCAAACAAAGATCATTTATCATGATGCCCATGAATTTCCCATTATAGGTAAATACCATGGAGAAGATAATTACAACCGGTTCCCGGCAAAATTTAAAGCAACCCTCCGCCCGGAAGTATGGTCACTGGGCCGCAACAGCGCCGGCATGGCGGTGCGCTTCCGCTCCAATGCCAGCACCATCGCAGCCAAATGGCGGGTGTTGAATAACGCCGTAATGGGGCACATGGCGCCTACCGGTATCAAAGGACTGGACCTCTATGCATTCGTAAACAACAAATGGCAATTCGTCAACAGCGGTATTCCCAAAGGTGAATACAGTTTTCAAAGTACGCTGCTGAAAGACGGTGATACCACCTGGCGCGAATACCTCCTCTATCTCCCGCTCTATGATGGCGTGGATTCCTTAGCAATAGGTGTCAACGAAAATGCGATCATCGAAAAACCACAACAACAACTACTGCTCGATAAAAAACCCATCGTCTACTACGGCAGCAGCATTGCACAAGGCGCCTGTGCTACCCGCCCTGGCCTGGCTTATACCAATATACTATCCCGGCAGCTGCAACGCACCATCATCAACATGGGTTTCAGCGGACAAGGGAAATTTGAAACAAACGTAGGAGAAGCCATTTGCGAAACAGATCCGGCCCTCCTGGTAATCGACTGCAACCCGAATACGGCAGTAGAAGAGATCCATGAACGCGCAGTGAAACTCGTACAACAACTCCGGCAGTGCAAACCACAAACACCCATATTACTGGTAGAAAACTATATGTACGAAAATGCTTACTTCGAAAAAGGTAAGCAGGAGCTGGCAATCAGCAAAAGAACGGAACTGAAAAAAGCATACAATGACCTCCGCGCTGCCGGGGTTAAAAACCTGCACTATATGAAGGGAGAAGGGTTTCTGGGAGATGATCACGAAGGAACCGTAGATGGTGTTCATCCCACCGACATCGGGATGGAACGTTTTGCCGCACATATATTGCCGGTATTAAAAAAGCTCCTTAGACCAGGACCAGGATTATAA
- a CDS encoding LacI family DNA-binding transcriptional regulator — MRKVVSSGQPTIKEIAKRLNISVSTVSRALHDHHSIGLRTKARVKQLAEELNYERNQTAVFFQQGKTFTIGILLPELSEAFFSSAISGIEDTAYSNNYTVLLGQSHDDEAREKQIIQSMKQHRVDGCIVSIGKSTRNYEHFEMLRQARIPVVFFDRIPDLPDIHTVSCNLESGTIQAVDFLLKKGHRVIGMINGPEQMVASKERATGYIKALRKHRLKYDPELIVNADLTAAGTGSAMQHLLSLKRKVTAIVTFNDYVAMDAVQYALKQKLEINKDITFVSYANTPVSGYTAFPPAASVEQFPYEQGQAATNMLLSLLSGEHALNDYTNMIMESQLVIHNR; from the coding sequence ATGAGAAAGGTGGTTTCTTCAGGTCAACCAACAATAAAGGAAATTGCAAAAAGACTTAACATCTCTGTATCTACTGTATCAAGGGCATTACACGATCATCACAGTATTGGTTTAAGAACCAAGGCCAGGGTGAAGCAGCTGGCGGAAGAATTGAATTATGAACGGAATCAGACGGCTGTCTTTTTCCAGCAGGGGAAAACCTTTACCATCGGAATCCTGCTGCCGGAACTGTCGGAAGCCTTCTTTTCCAGTGCTATCAGCGGTATTGAAGACACGGCCTACAGTAATAACTACACCGTACTGCTGGGACAATCGCACGATGATGAAGCCCGTGAAAAACAGATCATTCAAAGCATGAAACAGCACCGCGTAGATGGCTGCATCGTTTCTATCGGGAAAAGCACCCGCAACTATGAGCATTTCGAAATGCTCCGGCAGGCGCGCATTCCGGTCGTATTCTTTGATCGTATCCCTGATCTTCCCGATATCCATACGGTATCGTGCAACCTGGAATCAGGCACCATACAGGCGGTTGACTTCCTGCTAAAAAAAGGACACCGGGTAATTGGTATGATCAATGGCCCTGAGCAAATGGTGGCCAGCAAAGAGCGCGCTACGGGCTATATCAAGGCACTGCGCAAACACCGCCTGAAATATGATCCGGAACTGATCGTAAATGCGGACCTCACCGCAGCTGGTACAGGTAGCGCCATGCAGCATCTCCTGTCGCTGAAAAGAAAGGTTACTGCGATCGTTACCTTCAATGACTACGTAGCCATGGATGCGGTACAATATGCACTAAAACAAAAACTGGAAATAAATAAGGATATAACTTTTGTATCTTACGCCAATACACCGGTGAGTGGATATACAGCGTTCCCTCCTGCTGCTTCCGTAGAGCAGTTTCCCTATGAACAGGGGCAGGCGGCCACTAATATGCTGCTGTCGCTCCTCAGCGGAGAACATGCATTAAATGATTATACCAATATGATCATGGAGTCGCAACTGGTTATACATAACCGTTAG
- a CDS encoding OmpA family protein: protein MKIARLALPVAIITILASCSAPRKLKESEARNARLQSMYNDAENKRKTCEEDAARAAAAYKDKVENLKEQQTQLKSNNTQMLDHLKELSVISSSQAESIKKSLDNIGAKDEYIKDLQSAIARKDSLNMQLVMNLKGAIGNMDDKDINIKVDKGVVYIDISDKLLFKSGKYEVADRAKEVLGKVATVLNNQPDIEFMVEGHTDNVPYRPNVLLDNWDLSVKRATSVVRILQNQYNIPPARMTAAGRGEYVPVTSNDTPEGRAANRRTRIVILPQLDQFFKLLEKPAN from the coding sequence ATGAAAATAGCACGATTAGCCTTGCCAGTGGCGATTATTACCATTTTAGCCTCCTGCTCGGCTCCGCGGAAATTAAAAGAATCTGAAGCGAGAAACGCCCGGCTTCAGAGTATGTACAATGACGCTGAAAACAAACGGAAAACATGTGAAGAAGATGCAGCACGCGCAGCAGCTGCTTACAAAGACAAAGTAGAAAATTTGAAGGAACAGCAAACACAGCTGAAAAGCAACAACACGCAAATGCTGGATCACCTGAAAGAATTATCTGTTATTTCCAGTTCACAGGCAGAAAGCATCAAAAAATCGCTCGATAACATCGGTGCAAAAGATGAATACATCAAAGACCTTCAGTCTGCTATTGCCCGTAAAGATTCATTGAACATGCAACTGGTGATGAACCTGAAAGGCGCGATAGGTAATATGGATGATAAAGACATCAATATTAAAGTAGATAAAGGCGTAGTTTATATTGATATTTCAGATAAACTGCTGTTTAAGAGCGGTAAATATGAAGTGGCAGACAGGGCGAAGGAAGTACTGGGTAAAGTAGCCACCGTACTGAATAACCAACCGGATATTGAATTTATGGTAGAAGGTCATACAGATAATGTGCCTTACCGCCCGAACGTATTACTGGATAACTGGGATCTGAGTGTGAAGAGAGCTACCTCTGTTGTCCGTATCCTGCAGAATCAGTACAACATTCCGCCAGCGCGTATGACAGCAGCCGGTAGAGGTGAGTATGTACCGGTTACCTCCAATGATACACCGGAAGGCAGAGCGGCTAACCGCAGAACAAGGATCGTGATCCTGCCACAACTGGATCAGTTCTTTAAACTGTTGGAAAAACCAGCGAACTAA
- a CDS encoding outer membrane beta-barrel protein, with protein MNKLRVVLTLLLCCNCTCLWAQREIRGTVYEKENRQLLSGASVLLFNEKSVLKAQTLSDDKGNFLLEHPPIGNFKLIISFMGFKAEIIPLEITEKTGPLVYKYIQLARNSIKLSGVEIKVDKPTFAVRKDTIEFDADQFQTHPNATLQNLLQKIPGLTVDDEGNFYFQGRSINELYIDGRRAMQSMKDTKRVLEALKANMVDKIQVSDKKDMAGMADPGNTDKVVNIVIKKKMKKGISGSAGVGYGTDNRYSAGGNINLFRENKMLLANIFTNNINSFQDPGTNNESGYLRNNQPGINKTIRGENNFNIDLSKKAKITGILSHNTSQINSDESRQRQNILQDASTYYLSNTNKEDKRTATMMGTSLDIQANPRNKISLTGIISRIKDVQHNSNQYLTTGNKSDTINHGLLRNLDSSLQKMMELKADYMHNFKKAGAAWVISFNWKSSWQYSYQYNYNQNNTTTGDMADTINQFVTPKNKTSEFSFRTSLKEPINNSLSFQLSYELVNTLLTNNQHTFNFDNIKKGYLISSDSLTYHFKNTTFQQAVRPSLNFNKGKVMVALIGGMSSYNISSTNYASNNAFRHHNINFERILYFTYKINNYKTLGVFYTGKSASPEARYYWPVANIQNPLYIQLGNPDLGTTFHNMLDLNYTSLDIKGLSFSAMLMGDYSTNDISTAVYTDSSGKQVSKPVNVDGTYRIAPGFTLGKRIKNPAITLNYRSILDISHNISLINNTKSIATQYSYSNMLSASMMYKKLLEFTTLARIEYTGNKYSIQQNNYYDYLKYYLFIDMNAYLPADINIGTGINYTNNTDAKQHYTLMSGWISKSFLPNKSLMVKLYAYDIFRQNRSVNTFFNGTYRETMQATTLSQYFMLSVTTRIGPRLPGIKKGPGLP; from the coding sequence ATGAACAAACTGCGGGTCGTTCTGACTTTATTGCTTTGCTGTAATTGCACCTGTCTGTGGGCACAAAGAGAGATCCGGGGCACCGTCTATGAAAAAGAAAACAGGCAGCTCCTGTCCGGCGCAAGTGTTTTATTGTTCAATGAAAAATCGGTGCTCAAAGCACAAACACTATCAGATGATAAAGGAAACTTCCTGCTGGAGCATCCACCCATAGGAAATTTCAAATTGATCATCAGTTTTATGGGTTTTAAGGCAGAAATTATTCCGCTCGAAATCACGGAGAAAACAGGACCACTCGTTTATAAATATATTCAATTAGCGCGCAACAGTATTAAACTCTCTGGTGTAGAGATTAAAGTAGACAAGCCCACCTTTGCTGTCCGGAAAGATACCATTGAGTTTGATGCGGATCAGTTTCAAACACATCCCAACGCCACCCTTCAAAACCTCCTGCAAAAAATTCCGGGATTGACCGTGGATGATGAAGGGAACTTCTACTTTCAGGGCAGGTCTATCAATGAATTATATATAGATGGAAGACGCGCCATGCAGTCAATGAAAGATACCAAAAGAGTATTGGAGGCATTGAAAGCAAACATGGTAGACAAGATACAGGTATCAGACAAAAAAGATATGGCCGGCATGGCAGATCCCGGCAACACCGATAAAGTAGTAAATATTGTCATTAAAAAAAAGATGAAAAAAGGTATCTCAGGATCAGCCGGTGTTGGCTATGGCACAGATAACCGCTACAGTGCCGGTGGCAACATCAACCTGTTCCGGGAGAACAAAATGTTGTTGGCAAATATCTTCACCAATAACATCAATAGCTTCCAGGACCCAGGCACCAATAATGAATCGGGCTACCTGAGAAATAATCAACCCGGCATCAATAAAACGATCAGGGGAGAAAACAATTTTAATATTGATCTCTCAAAAAAAGCAAAGATAACAGGTATACTCAGTCATAATACATCTCAGATAAATAGTGATGAATCCCGGCAAAGGCAAAACATTCTCCAGGACGCCAGTACTTATTACCTCAGTAACACCAATAAAGAAGACAAAAGAACTGCTACAATGATGGGTACTTCCCTGGATATACAGGCAAATCCCAGGAATAAAATTTCACTGACAGGCATCATCAGCCGGATAAAAGATGTACAACATAACAGCAATCAATATCTGACAACAGGAAACAAAAGTGATACCATTAACCATGGCTTACTCCGCAATCTTGATAGCTCACTGCAGAAAATGATGGAACTGAAAGCAGATTATATGCACAACTTCAAAAAAGCCGGCGCCGCATGGGTTATTAGTTTTAACTGGAAAAGCTCGTGGCAGTACAGTTATCAATACAATTACAATCAGAATAACACCACCACAGGTGATATGGCTGATACCATCAATCAATTTGTAACGCCTAAAAATAAAACCAGCGAATTTTCCTTTCGTACCTCACTTAAAGAACCGATCAACAATAGTCTCTCTTTCCAGTTATCGTATGAACTTGTAAATACCCTCCTCACCAATAACCAGCATACCTTCAATTTTGATAACATAAAGAAGGGATACCTTATTTCCAGTGATTCACTGACCTATCATTTTAAAAATACCACTTTCCAGCAGGCAGTAAGGCCATCGCTGAATTTCAATAAAGGAAAGGTGATGGTCGCTCTCATTGGAGGAATGAGCAGCTACAATATCAGCAGTACCAATTACGCCTCGAATAATGCATTCAGGCATCACAATATAAACTTTGAAAGAATTCTCTACTTTACCTATAAGATCAACAATTACAAAACTTTAGGCGTTTTTTATACCGGTAAAAGTGCATCCCCGGAAGCCCGGTACTACTGGCCGGTGGCCAACATACAGAACCCGCTGTATATTCAGCTCGGAAACCCGGACCTGGGAACAACCTTTCACAACATGCTTGATCTGAACTATACTTCGCTGGACATTAAAGGACTTAGTTTCTCCGCCATGTTGATGGGCGATTATAGCACCAACGATATCTCCACAGCGGTGTATACTGACTCTTCCGGCAAACAGGTAAGCAAGCCGGTAAACGTAGACGGCACCTATCGTATTGCTCCCGGCTTCACGCTCGGGAAAAGAATAAAGAATCCGGCCATCACCCTTAATTACAGAAGCATACTGGACATCTCCCATAATATTTCCCTCATCAACAATACAAAAAGTATTGCCACCCAATACTCCTACTCGAACATGCTCTCTGCATCCATGATGTACAAAAAACTCCTGGAATTTACGACACTGGCCCGTATTGAGTATACAGGCAATAAATATTCTATCCAGCAAAATAACTATTACGACTATCTTAAATATTACCTGTTCATAGATATGAACGCCTATCTCCCCGCCGACATCAACATCGGTACAGGAATTAATTATACCAACAACACCGATGCAAAACAACACTATACCCTCATGAGTGGGTGGATCTCCAAATCTTTTCTACCCAATAAAAGCCTGATGGTAAAGCTGTATGCTTATGATATTTTCCGGCAAAACCGGTCTGTCAATACCTTCTTCAATGGGACCTACCGGGAAACCATGCAGGCTACTACCCTATCACAATACTTTATGCTCAGCGTGACAACGAGGATTGGACCAAGATTACCAGGAATTAAAAAAGGACCAGGATTACCCTGA
- a CDS encoding DinB family protein: MANNKEIVKTLKGLLLDANAHVTFAAAVKGLPVKLQGVVPENMPYSIWQLVEHIRITQSDILEFSRDPGYQSPPWPEGYWPKSPAPEDSHAWKKSLDQIDADLEAFIALLEAPGVDLFAPFPHGEGQHLFREAVLIADHTSYHTGEIIALRRLLDAWK, from the coding sequence ATGGCTAATAACAAGGAAATCGTAAAAACACTGAAAGGATTGCTCCTGGATGCCAATGCGCACGTGACTTTTGCAGCTGCCGTAAAAGGACTGCCTGTAAAGCTTCAGGGAGTAGTACCGGAAAATATGCCTTATTCTATCTGGCAACTGGTGGAACATATCCGTATAACGCAGTCGGATATACTGGAATTTTCCCGTGATCCCGGTTATCAGTCACCACCCTGGCCGGAAGGCTATTGGCCCAAATCGCCGGCACCGGAAGATAGTCATGCATGGAAGAAGAGCCTGGACCAGATCGATGCGGATCTGGAGGCATTCATAGCCTTGCTGGAGGCACCAGGTGTTGACCTCTTTGCACCATTCCCACATGGAGAGGGGCAGCACTTATTCCGGGAAGCGGTGCTGATAGCAGACCATACGAGCTACCACACCGGCGAAATAATTGCGTTGCGCCGGTTACTGGATGCCTGGAAATAA
- the egtD gene encoding L-histidine N(alpha)-methyltransferase has product MRTTTVIQTPATPGKRKTASDDFYNDVVKGLTAPQKYLDPKYFYDAAGDQLFQQIMQCHEYYLTGCEMEILSDQSATIAAALEKYAGTFDVVELGAGDATKSIRLLQQLHTNGIDYTYFPIDISGNVIRQLETTLPVKLPQLQLRGLNGEYFDMLQLVNGYSTKKKVLLFMGANIGNFNMATARSFCQQLRQYLQPGDLLLTGFDLKKHPQIILNAYNDSAGITRAFNFNLLQRINRELQADFNLSKFEHFPTYDPGTGACKSYLVSLEQQAVHIGTDVSITFRENEALYMEISQKYTPEETDQLAAQTGFKPVARFFDSKKWFVDCLWKCI; this is encoded by the coding sequence ATGCGTACCACCACTGTAATTCAAACGCCTGCTACGCCGGGCAAACGTAAAACAGCCTCCGATGACTTTTACAACGATGTTGTAAAAGGTCTTACCGCTCCACAGAAGTACCTGGACCCAAAGTATTTTTATGATGCGGCCGGCGATCAGCTCTTCCAGCAAATTATGCAATGCCACGAGTATTACCTGACCGGCTGCGAAATGGAGATCCTGTCTGACCAGTCTGCCACCATAGCGGCGGCGCTGGAAAAATATGCCGGTACGTTTGATGTAGTGGAACTGGGTGCCGGTGATGCCACAAAATCGATCCGGCTGCTGCAACAACTGCATACTAACGGTATAGACTATACGTATTTCCCGATAGACATCTCTGGTAATGTCATCCGGCAACTGGAAACAACCTTACCGGTAAAACTGCCCCAACTGCAATTGCGGGGACTGAACGGAGAATATTTCGACATGCTGCAACTGGTCAATGGATACAGCACAAAGAAGAAGGTATTGTTATTCATGGGCGCCAATATCGGCAACTTCAATATGGCCACCGCCCGCAGTTTCTGTCAGCAGCTACGCCAGTATTTACAGCCGGGCGACCTCCTGCTGACCGGCTTCGATCTTAAAAAACATCCGCAGATCATTCTCAATGCTTATAATGATAGCGCAGGCATCACCAGGGCGTTTAATTTCAACCTGCTGCAACGAATCAACCGCGAGTTGCAGGCCGATTTCAACCTCTCAAAATTTGAGCATTTCCCCACTTATGATCCTGGTACCGGCGCCTGCAAAAGTTACCTGGTCAGCCTGGAGCAACAAGCTGTACATATTGGTACGGATGTATCTATAACCTTCCGGGAAAATGAAGCATTGTACATGGAAATATCACAAAAATACACGCCCGAAGAAACTGATCAACTGGCCGCCCAAACAGGATTTAAGCCGGTTGCCCGCTTCTTCGACAGCAAAAAATGGTTTGTTGACTGTCTCTGGAAATGTATCTGA
- the egtB gene encoding ergothioneine biosynthesis protein EgtB encodes MELKKEYETVRKRTAAICAPLKTEDYVVQPVVDVSPPKWHLGHTTWFFETFILIPNAKGYTEFDPQYNYVFNSYYESVGARVIRTDRGNLSRPAVEDIMRYRKHVDEAMGTFLEQEHAPALQELITLGLHHEEQHQELLYTDIKYILGHNPLFPAYDKDRQPTEMPVHSDSWLHMKAGIYEIGFGGEGFCFDNELGRHKVYLSGYALSTSLVTNSEYLDFIQAGGYKDFRYWHAEGWDWVKTNKVEVPMYWYNIDGQWMHYTWQGLQPLLPDAPLCHISYYEAAAYASWKGLRLPTEFEWEAAAAQLSWGLRWEWTESAYLPYPGFTKAPGAIGEYNGKFMISQMVLRGGSEVTSPHHSRITYRNFFHPSLRWQFTGIRLAK; translated from the coding sequence ATGGAATTGAAAAAAGAATACGAAACAGTACGGAAAAGGACAGCAGCTATCTGCGCACCACTCAAAACAGAAGATTATGTTGTACAGCCGGTAGTGGATGTAAGTCCGCCCAAATGGCACCTGGGACACACTACCTGGTTCTTTGAAACATTCATCCTGATTCCTAACGCTAAAGGATATACGGAATTCGATCCGCAATATAATTACGTCTTCAACAGTTATTATGAATCTGTGGGCGCACGTGTAATCCGTACAGACCGCGGTAACCTGAGCCGCCCTGCGGTGGAAGACATCATGCGCTACCGCAAACATGTGGACGAAGCCATGGGCACATTTCTCGAACAAGAACACGCACCTGCATTACAGGAACTGATTACCCTGGGACTCCATCACGAAGAACAGCACCAGGAATTATTATATACAGATATCAAATACATCCTGGGTCATAACCCGTTATTTCCGGCTTATGATAAAGACAGGCAACCAACGGAAATGCCTGTCCATAGCGATTCCTGGCTTCATATGAAAGCAGGGATTTATGAAATAGGATTTGGCGGGGAAGGGTTTTGTTTTGATAATGAGTTAGGGAGACATAAAGTATATCTTTCCGGCTATGCACTCAGCACCTCACTGGTCACCAATTCGGAATACCTGGATTTTATACAGGCCGGTGGCTACAAGGATTTCCGGTACTGGCATGCAGAAGGTTGGGATTGGGTAAAAACAAACAAGGTAGAAGTACCCATGTATTGGTACAACATAGATGGCCAGTGGATGCATTATACCTGGCAGGGATTGCAGCCACTGCTTCCTGATGCCCCGTTGTGTCATATCAGCTACTATGAAGCAGCAGCATATGCTTCCTGGAAAGGATTGCGCCTGCCCACCGAATTTGAATGGGAAGCGGCGGCGGCACAACTATCGTGGGGGCTGCGCTGGGAATGGACGGAAAGCGCCTACCTGCCCTACCCCGGCTTCACCAAAGCGCCCGGCGCTATCGGAGAATACAATGGTAAGTTTATGATCAGCCAGATGGTGCTGCGTGGCGGCTCGGAGGTAACATCTCCCCATCACAGCCGTATCACTTACCGTAATTTCTTTCATCCTTCCCTGAGATGGCAGTTCACAGGAATCAGACTGGCAAAATGA